Within the Candidatus Ruthia endofausta genome, the region CTAAGGTTTCAATTTGTAACTTTGAAATAGCATCGCTAATACCGCTAACACCTGATGAACGATTGGTTGTAGGTACGTTATGATCAGGTACTGCTAAGTTGGCACTTGTGCGCCAAGGTTTTCTACCTGCTATTGCCAAGCCTTCAAATGCTTGAGGCGAGGTTACTTCGTGAATAAGCTGCCTGTCAATATAAATAAGCATCATTGAGCCGTTTTCACGTATAACATGTGCATCCATTAGTTTGTCATAGAGTGTTTGAGCCATTATTGATACGTAATACTTGATAAAATAACTCATTTTACATTTTTATTAAACTTTATGTGTGGACTCTGTGGGCAGTTAAGATTTGATACTCAAGTGGTGAGTGATGATGGACTCAAGAGAATGATGCAAAAAATTGCGCGTCGTGGTCCTGATTCTAGTGGCCTCTGGGTTGATAATAGTATTGGTTTTGGGCATCAAAGACTTGCTATTATTGATTTGTCTAATCATGCTCACCAACCAATGATTGATAAAAATCTTGGTCTGGTTTTGGTTTTCAATGGCACGATTTATAATTATCAAGCTTTGCGCCAAGATTTAATCCAGCAAGGTTATCAATTTTTCTCGCATTCTGACACTGAGGTTATTATCAAAGCTTATCATCATTGGGGTGAGGATTGTGTCATGCATTTAGATGGTATGTTTGCTTTTTGTATCTGGAATAAAGCTCAAAATCAATTGTTTGTTGCTCGCGACCGAATGGGGATTAAGCCACTTTATTTTAATCTAACAGACAAAGCATTTAGTTTTGCTTCTAATATGCAGGCGCTGGTAACGCAAGGCATAGATAAAAGCATTAATCCTATCGCTCTGCAGCAACAACTTTCATTGCATGGTGTTGTACCAGCACCTAATACGATTATTAATGGTGTGAATAAAATCAAACCAGCAACCACATTAACCATTAGTGCTAAGGGCAAAGTTGTTGAAAAAACTTATTGGCAGCCAAAGGCCGTGCGCCCAAAAAAGGCATTGACGGATGAGCAATTTATTCAGTGCACGTATGAACTCTTAACAAAGAGTATTTTAAAACGAATGAATGCTGCAGATGTGCCAATTGGTGTGTTGCTTTCTGGTGGGCTAGATTCATCACTTTTAGTCGCATTACTTAGAGAAGCGGAGCATAAAGATATACGTACATTTTCAATTGGTTTTGAAGATATTGATGATGAAGTTGGGTCTGAATTTGAATATTCTGATCAAATTGTTGCCCAGTTTAAAACCCAGCATGAAAAATATGTCATTAGTAATTCACAAGTACTACCACGCCTTGGCGAAGCAGTTGCAAACATGAGTGAGCCAATGGTGGCTCAAGATGCAGTAGCATTTTATTTATTATCTGAACAAGTATCTAAACATATTAAAGTGGTGCTTTCTGGTCAAGGTGCAGATGAGGCTTTTGCAGGTTATTTTTGGTATGAGCGTATGCAAGCGCAGACAGGTTCCGAGATTGAACGTTTTACTAAACATTATGTAGACAGATCGTATAAAGAGTATTTGCAAACGGTTAATCAGCAATATCACAGCGGTAATCATACCGAAACTTGGCTTCATCACGAATTTACTAAGGCAAGTGCAGATACGTTTATGGATAAAGTATTTCGCACTGATATTACTCGTTTAGTGGTAGACGACCCTGTGAAAAGAGTGGACAACATGACCATGGCTTGGGGCTTAGAAGCG harbors:
- a CDS encoding N-acetylglutaminylglutamine amidotransferase, producing MCGLCGQLRFDTQVVSDDGLKRMMQKIARRGPDSSGLWVDNSIGFGHQRLAIIDLSNHAHQPMIDKNLGLVLVFNGTIYNYQALRQDLIQQGYQFFSHSDTEVIIKAYHHWGEDCVMHLDGMFAFCIWNKAQNQLFVARDRMGIKPLYFNLTDKAFSFASNMQALVTQGIDKSINPIALQQQLSLHGVVPAPNTIINGVNKIKPATTLTISAKGKVVEKTYWQPKAVRPKKALTDEQFIQCTYELLTKSILKRMNAADVPIGVLLSGGLDSSLLVALLREAEHKDIRTFSIGFEDIDDEVGSEFEYSDQIVAQFKTQHEKYVISNSQVLPRLGEAVANMSEPMVAQDAVAFYLLSEQVSKHIKVVLSGQGADEAFAGYFWYERMQAQTGSEIERFTKHYVDRSYKEYLQTVNQQYHSGNHTETWLHHEFTKASADTFMDKVFRTDITRLVVDDPVKRVDNMTMAWGLEARVPFMDYKLVEHALSMPPSLKMLNKGKHPLKQIARGLLPDSVIDRQKSYFPMPALKYIRGEFLDFMSDVLTSSKCVNRGVFNQVFIDKVINKPRNYMTALNGSRLWHLVLLEYWLQINIDE